A genomic stretch from Scatophagus argus isolate fScaArg1 chromosome 19, fScaArg1.pri, whole genome shotgun sequence includes:
- the ddx1 gene encoding ATP-dependent RNA helicase DDX1: MAAFSEMGVMPEIAQAVEELDWLLPTDIQAESIPLILGGGDVLMAAETGSGKTGAFSIPVIQIVYETLKDQQEGKKGRASIKTGGAIFNNWQMNPYDRSTAFAIGPDGLCCQSREFKEWHGCRSTKAVTKGKYYYEVTCHDQGLCRVGWSTSQASLDLGTDKYGFGFGGTGKKSNNKQFDSYGEEFTMHDTIGCFLDLEKGQISFSKNGIDLGPAFEIPQHVKNQPFFASCVLKNAELKFNFGGEDFKHAPKSEFVALNQAPEGHIAKSSQTGTAKVSQVKASSNSPKALIIEPSKELAEQTLNNVKQFKKYVDNPKLRELLVIGGVAAKEQLAALEQGIDIVVGTPGRLDDLISTGKLSLSQVRFLVLDECDGLLSAGYTDFINRIHKQIPQVTSDGKRLQVIVCSATLHSFDVKKLSERIMHFPTWVDLKGEDSVPETVHHVVVPVNPKTDRLWERLGKNHIRTDEVHAKDNTRPGVNSAEMWSEAIKVLKGEYTVRAVKEHKMDQAIIFCRTKIDCDNMEQYFIQQGGGPDSKGHQFSCVCLHGDRKPNERKNNLERFKRKEVRLLICTDVAARGIDIHGVPYVINVTLPDEKQNYVHRIGRVGRAERMGLAISLVAMEKEKVWYHVCPNRGRGCYNTRLKEDGGCTIWYNEKELLSEIEEHLKCTITQCEPDIKVPVDDFDGKVTYGQRRTLGGGNYTGHVDVLAPTVQELANLEREAQSSFLHLGYLPNQLFRAF; the protein is encoded by the exons ATGGCAGCGTTTTCTG AGATGGGCGTTATGCCTGAAATCGCACAGGCTGTGGAAGAGCTAGACTGGCT gCTGCCCACTGACATCCAGGCGGAGTCTATTCCCCTTATTCTTGGTGGAGGAGATGTACTTATG gCGGCAGAAACTGGCAGCGGCAAAACGGGT GCCTTCAGTATCCCTGTGATCCAGATCGTGTATGAGACCCTGAAGGATCAGCAGGAGGGCAAGAAGGGCAGAGCCTCCATCAAGACAGGAGGAGCCA TCTTCAACAACTGGCAGATGAACCCTTATGATCGCAGTACAGCCTTTG CAATTGGTCCAGATGGATTGTGCTGCCAGAGCAGGGAGTTTAAAGAGTGGCATGGCTGTCGCTCTACAAAAGCAGTTACCAAAG gGAAGTACTACTACGAGGTGACCTGCCATGACCAGGGTCTGTGTCGTGTTGGCTGGTCCACCAGTCAGGCTTCCCTGGACTTGG gAACTGATAAgtatggttttggttttggtggCACTGGAAAGAAGTCCAACAACAAGCAGTTTGACAGCTATGGGGAG GAGTTTACCATGCATGACACAATTGGGTGCTTCCTGGATCTGGAGAAGGGCCAAATTTCCTTTTCTAAAAATG gtATTGACTTGGGTCCGGCTTTTGAGATCCCTCAACATGTGAAGAATCAGCCCTTCTTTGCCTCTTGTGTGCTCAAG aatgcagagctgaagttcAACTTTGGAGGAGAAGATTTTAAACATGCTCCTAAGAGTGAGTTTGTTGCCCTGAATCAGGCGCCAGAGGGTCACATAGCCAAATCTTctcagacag gcacTGCCAAAGTGAGTCAGGTGAAAGCATCGTCCAACTCACCCAAAGCTCTGATCATCGAGCCATCCAAAGAATTGGCTGAACAAACCCTCAACAATGTCAAGCAATTTAAGAAATATGTGGATAATCCCAAACTCAG gGAACTGCTGGTGATTGGTGGTGTGGCTGCCAAAGAGCAGCTGGCTGCTCTGGAACAGGGG ATTGACATTGTTGTGGGAACACCTGGCAGGCTGGACGATCTCATATCCACTGGGAAACTCAGTCTGTCCCAAGTGCGCTTTCTAGTCCTGGatgagtgt GATGGTCTGCTCTCTGCAGGCTACACAGACTTTATCAACAGGATCCACAAGCAGATCCCTCAGGTGACTTCTGATGGCAAGAGGCTGCAG GTGATTGTTTGTTCAGCCACACTGCATTCGTTTGACGTAAAGAAGTTGTCGGAGCGCATCATGCATTTTCCCACTTGGGTGGACCTGAAGGGTGAGGATTCTGTCCCCGAGACTGTCCACCATGTGGTAGTACCTGTCAATCCTAAGACCGATCGCCTCTGGGAGCGTCTGGGCAAGAACCACATCAGG ACGGATGAAGTCCATGCCAAAGATAACACCAGACCAGGAGTCAATTCGGCAG AAATGTGGTCAGAAGCTATCAAAGTGCTGAAGGGCGAGTACACGGTGAGGGCCGTCAAAGAGCACAAGATGGACCAGGCCATAATCTTCTGTCGCACCAAGATTGACTGTGACAACATGGAACAGTACTTCATTCAACAAGGAGGAG GTCCAGACAGTAAAGGCCACCAGTTTTCCTGTGTTTGCCTCCATGGTGACCGTAAGCCCAATGAGCGGAAAAATAACTTGGAGCGCTTTAAG AGAAAAGAAGTGAGGCTCTTGATCTGCACAGACGTAGCTGCCAGGGGGATTGACATCCATGGAGTTCCTTATG tgATTAACGTCACGCTGCCAGATGAGAAACAGAACTATGTCCATCGTATTGGCAGAGTTGGAAGAGCTGAGAG AATGGGACTGGCTATCTCCTTGGTTGccatggagaaagagaag GTGTGGTACCATGTTTGCCCGAACCGAGGCAGAGGCTGCTACAACACCCGACTGAAGGAGGATGGAGGTTGCACCATCTGGTACAACGAGAAAGAG CTCCTGTCTGAAATTGAGGAGCATCTAAAGTGCACCATAACACAGTGTGAACCAGACATCAAAGTACCTGTGGATGACTTTGATGGAAAGGTCACCTACGGTCAGCGCAGGACATTGGGAG GTGGTAACTACACAGGTCATGTCGATGTTCTGGCCCCAACAGTCCAGGAGCTGGCGAACCTTGAAAGAGAAGCCCAAAGTTCTTTCCTCCACCTGGGATACCTGCCAAACCAGCTTTTCAGAGCCTTCTGA